A single region of the Syntrophotaleaceae bacterium genome encodes:
- a CDS encoding amidase, whose amino-acid sequence MAPFPEYDQFDGVGLAKLIQEGKISSLEVCEEAIRRAESLNPKLNAIVTKIYDSAREAAKKPSSDAPFCGVPFLLKDAHHALKGFPMSCGSVLLKTYAPQHDAEIVRRFKKAGLVILGKTNTPEFKLAYVTEPRAFGPTRNPWNPDYSCGGSSGGSAAAVAAGIVPMASATDEGGSIRVPASYCGLFGFKPSRGRNPVGPDFDEEWDGMSHSHVITRSVRDSAAMLDAVCGFENGAPYGIANQERPFLEEVDIAPGKLRIAFYLRSAYGKNIHPECVKAVKQTCALLESLGHEVEEAEPDFREEDAALNWIIVVTGNAAALVDKLIQEYGRSRVEHDLEFSNYSMYNSIGRSLKALDFVKAKRRWRQFGVTMDQMLNRYDMVLTPTLGEPPVPVGSQRLGRADQFSMKLFASSFGRMMLTSRKLSDLMLEKTVDTILKGQMPFTFLANITGQPAMSVPLHWTGDGLPCGVQFMGRYGDEAKLLRLAGQLEKAQPWFDKRPQILK is encoded by the coding sequence ATGGCGCCATTTCCAGAATACGATCAATTTGATGGGGTCGGCCTGGCGAAGTTGATCCAAGAGGGAAAGATTAGCAGCTTGGAAGTGTGTGAAGAGGCTATTCGCCGTGCCGAAAGCCTTAATCCCAAATTGAATGCGATCGTAACCAAGATTTACGATTCGGCGAGAGAAGCGGCGAAGAAACCCTCCAGTGACGCTCCTTTCTGCGGTGTTCCCTTTCTGCTGAAAGATGCGCACCATGCCTTGAAGGGCTTTCCCATGAGCTGCGGAAGCGTGTTGCTCAAAACTTACGCCCCGCAACATGATGCGGAAATCGTGCGTCGCTTCAAGAAAGCCGGTTTGGTCATACTCGGCAAGACCAACACGCCCGAGTTCAAACTCGCTTACGTTACCGAGCCCCGGGCCTTTGGGCCGACCAGGAACCCGTGGAATCCTGATTATTCCTGTGGCGGCTCCAGCGGAGGATCGGCCGCGGCGGTAGCTGCCGGCATCGTGCCTATGGCATCAGCCACGGATGAGGGAGGCTCCATTCGGGTTCCCGCATCCTATTGCGGCCTGTTCGGTTTTAAGCCGAGCAGGGGGCGTAACCCGGTAGGACCCGACTTCGATGAGGAATGGGACGGCATGTCCCACAGCCACGTGATTACACGGTCGGTTCGCGACTCCGCCGCCATGCTCGATGCGGTCTGCGGCTTTGAAAACGGAGCGCCCTACGGCATTGCCAACCAGGAAAGGCCCTTCCTCGAAGAAGTGGATATTGCACCAGGGAAGTTGCGGATCGCTTTTTACCTGCGTTCAGCCTACGGAAAGAACATACATCCCGAATGCGTTAAGGCGGTAAAGCAGACATGCGCGCTGCTCGAAAGTCTGGGCCATGAAGTCGAAGAAGCAGAGCCCGACTTCAGGGAGGAAGACGCCGCGCTGAACTGGATCATCGTGGTGACCGGGAATGCCGCCGCGCTTGTCGACAAACTGATACAGGAGTATGGACGCTCCAGGGTTGAGCATGATCTGGAATTCTCCAACTACTCCATGTACAACAGCATTGGGCGGAGTCTGAAAGCACTCGACTTTGTGAAGGCTAAACGCAGATGGAGGCAGTTCGGGGTAACCATGGATCAGATGTTGAATCGATATGACATGGTGCTCACCCCAACTTTGGGAGAGCCGCCCGTGCCTGTCGGTTCCCAAAGGCTCGGCAGGGCAGATCAGTTTTCGATGAAGTTATTCGCTTCTTCTTTCGGGAGAATGATGCTGACCAGCCGCAAACTAAGCGACTTGATGCTCGAAAAAACCGTCGATACGATATTGAAAGGTCAGATGCCGTTCACCTTCCTTGCCAACATCACCGGACAGCCGGCAATGTCTGTACCGTTGCATTGGACGGGGGACGGGTTGCCTTGCGGGGTACAGTTTATGGGTCGTTATGGTGATGAGGCGAAGCTGCTGAGACTCGCCGGCCAGTTGGAAAAGGCACAGCCTTGGTTTGATAAGAGGCCGCAGATTTTAAAGTGA
- the rsgA gene encoding ribosome small subunit-dependent GTPase A, with amino-acid sequence MSELSLSLPDLGWSHFFQQQLSLEEWESTTPVRVLAVHRNVIDVAGEQGRRMITLHGHWHLKDSEDLPTVGDWLLLDPSTGLAQRMLERKSLFHRKAAGIESKVQLIAANVDTLFIVTSCNQDFNLSRLERYLALALEAKVEPVVVLTKADLVEDTSEYRRQAMSLNPGLEVVTVNALDSSSAASLVSWCARGRTVALVGSSGVGKSTLINTLYGSHRQETGAIREDDARGRHTTTSRTLHPLPEGGLLIDSPGLRELQLSECQRGVSSLFEDIESLARSCRFNDCLHQHEDGCAVKSAVARGDLSPRRFASYQKLLAEQERNAESIAEKRRRERDFCKHVRSVMAARRKERNGC; translated from the coding sequence ATGTCTGAATTATCTCTTTCCTTGCCCGACCTGGGCTGGAGTCATTTTTTTCAACAACAACTGAGCCTTGAGGAGTGGGAGTCAACAACTCCCGTCCGCGTCCTGGCCGTTCACCGCAACGTCATCGATGTTGCCGGCGAACAGGGTCGCCGGATGATCACTTTGCACGGGCACTGGCATCTGAAAGATTCTGAAGACCTGCCCACTGTCGGGGACTGGCTGCTTCTTGATCCATCAACCGGCTTGGCGCAAAGGATGCTGGAACGCAAGAGCCTTTTTCACCGCAAGGCGGCAGGGATCGAATCCAAGGTGCAGCTGATAGCGGCCAATGTCGATACCCTGTTTATCGTCACGTCCTGTAATCAGGATTTCAATCTTTCGCGTCTTGAACGTTATCTGGCTCTGGCTCTGGAGGCAAAAGTCGAACCGGTGGTGGTGCTGACCAAGGCCGATCTGGTGGAGGATACTTCCGAATATCGACGACAGGCCATGAGCCTGAATCCAGGTCTGGAAGTCGTAACGGTCAACGCACTCGATTCTTCCTCGGCAGCGTCGCTGGTCTCCTGGTGTGCCAGAGGCCGGACGGTCGCTCTGGTCGGGTCGTCAGGGGTCGGCAAGTCAACCCTGATCAATACTCTTTATGGTTCGCACCGGCAGGAGACCGGGGCGATCCGCGAAGATGACGCCAGGGGGCGCCACACCACGACCTCCCGAACCCTGCACCCGCTCCCTGAGGGTGGTCTGCTCATCGACAGCCCGGGTTTGCGCGAATTGCAGCTGAGCGAGTGTCAAAGGGGTGTGTCCTCTTTGTTTGAGGATATTGAGTCGTTGGCGCGAAGCTGTCGCTTCAACGATTGCCTTCACCAGCACGAAGACGGCTGCGCCGTAAAGTCAGCCGTCGCCAGGGGAGACCTGAGCCCCAGGCGTTTTGCCAGCTATCAGAAGCTTTTGGCGGAGCAAGAGCGAAACGCCGAATCCATTGCCGAGAAGCGCCGTCGCGAACGGGACTTTTGCAAGCATGTCCGAAGCGTTATGGCTGCACGGCGGAAGGAGCGCAACGGGTGCTAA
- a CDS encoding group II intron maturase-specific domain-containing protein, producing the protein MNGASCSALHRRSLKRIIEEATPKLRGWIAYFRLAEVKGIFEELDSWVRRKLRCILWRQWKRSFTRARNLMRRGLSELRAWKSAQNGRGPWWNAGASHMHDAFRKSFFDKLGLICLVDSLRRFQSAL; encoded by the coding sequence CTGAATGGCGCCTCGTGTTCGGCCCTTCACCGACGCAGCCTCAAACGGATCATCGAAGAGGCCACCCCGAAGTTGCGGGGCTGGATCGCCTACTTCCGTCTGGCGGAAGTCAAAGGCATCTTCGAAGAACTGGATAGCTGGGTCAGGCGGAAACTGCGCTGCATTCTATGGCGGCAGTGGAAGCGCTCTTTCACGCGGGCCAGGAATTTGATGCGGCGGGGATTGTCGGAACTCAGAGCATGGAAGTCGGCTCAAAACGGGCGAGGCCCCTGGTGGAATGCAGGAGCCTCGCACATGCACGATGCGTTTCGAAAATCCTTCTTCGATAAACTGGGGCTGATCTGCTTGGTAGACAGTCTCAGACGCTTTCAGAGCGCTTTGTGA
- a CDS encoding reverse transcriptase domain-containing protein codes for MRIPPPAHQAVQAARKHVAEGRRWVVDIDLEKFFDRVGHDVLMARVARKVKDPRVLRLIRRYLRAGVLEGGIVSPRVEGTPQGGPLSPLLSNILLDEFDKELERRGHAFCRYADDCNIYVRSRQSAERVMASLIQFLEQRLKLKVNRVKSAVGRPWERTFLGYRMTFHKKPRLKVAEGSVKRFKANLRELFRRGRMVNPGY; via the coding sequence ATGCGCATCCCGCCGCCGGCCCACCAGGCGGTACAAGCAGCCCGCAAGCATGTGGCCGAAGGGCGGCGGTGGGTGGTCGATATCGACCTGGAGAAGTTCTTCGACCGGGTCGGACACGACGTGCTTATGGCACGAGTGGCCCGCAAGGTCAAAGACCCCCGTGTACTGCGACTGATCCGCAGATACCTGAGGGCCGGAGTGCTCGAAGGGGGGATCGTCTCGCCACGGGTGGAAGGGACGCCGCAAGGCGGCCCGCTCTCGCCGCTGTTGTCGAACATCCTGCTTGACGAGTTCGACAAGGAACTGGAGAGGCGCGGCCACGCCTTCTGCCGTTATGCCGATGATTGCAACATTTACGTGCGCAGTCGCCAGTCGGCGGAGCGGGTCATGGCTTCGCTGATCCAGTTTCTCGAACAGCGGCTGAAACTCAAGGTCAACCGCGTCAAAAGCGCCGTTGGCCGCCCCTGGGAGAGAACCTTTCTGGGTTACAGGATGACCTTTCACAAGAAACCGCGGCTCAAGGTGGCTGAAGGCTCTGTGAAACGGTTCAAGGCCAACCTCAGAGAGCTCTTTCGTCGGGGGAGGATGGTCAACCCCGGCTACTAG
- a CDS encoding EAL domain-containing protein: MTDDLLHHQQLQEEISFWKLLMERSNDGIVVLDTDGLTVAYANPAFAQMLGYTVEEVSELHPWDWDADHSRAEIEAMSIAHRNMKEERRFESRHRRKDGSIYNVEILSTPAEKGDKSFMFCYCRDITAQNQAKESLLSREQEFRSLAENSPDAIVRYDRRLYRLYVNPAFERLVGKSRDWLIGRHISSEGQIDLPIYQAALQRVFETGVSQEAELRHIQPDGSIVWLHPRFEPEFDKDDKVQSVLAVIRDMRSAFTDVLTGLPNRALFERRFREAVSGPEGCEKPLAFLLLDIDHFKDINDTLGHKAGDELLRQVTGRLSNCVRESDTIARMGDDEFAILLPFENAEEPNNFACRILQVLAQPFFVNGQELFISGSIGIAFYPRDSIELNELFAFADAAMFSAKRKGRNTFQIYSPEFSHRTMERLSLGSALRHACDKAELLLLHQPKVLLRTGQVVGTEALLRWRHPQQGLLSPLQFIPIAEETGLILSIGQWVLRNACREAVILNRHSSSPLKVAVNLSCRQFIQHDLTGEVETILRETGCRAQWLELEITESLMLDEHWSIRKTLKKLRGLGITIAIDDFGTGYSALDYLRRFPMDVLKIDRSFVDGIDQDPRKAGLVKAFIAVAHALQMEIVAEGIETEAQRDLLQTLGCRLGQGFLFGKPQTLETLIAGRP; encoded by the coding sequence ATGACCGATGATCTACTGCATCATCAACAGTTGCAGGAAGAAATCAGCTTTTGGAAGCTGCTCATGGAGCGCTCGAATGACGGCATCGTCGTCCTGGATACGGACGGCCTAACCGTTGCCTACGCCAATCCCGCCTTCGCACAAATGCTCGGCTACACTGTGGAGGAGGTGTCCGAGCTGCACCCTTGGGACTGGGATGCCGACCACAGCCGAGCAGAGATAGAAGCGATGAGCATTGCCCATCGGAACATGAAGGAAGAGCGCCGTTTTGAGTCCCGCCATCGGCGCAAAGACGGCAGCATCTACAATGTCGAAATTTTATCGACACCGGCGGAAAAGGGGGACAAATCATTCATGTTCTGCTACTGCCGGGATATTACCGCCCAAAATCAGGCCAAAGAGTCTCTCCTGTCCCGGGAGCAGGAATTTCGCAGCCTGGCGGAAAACTCACCGGACGCCATCGTCCGCTATGATCGCCGGCTGTACCGCCTGTACGTCAATCCGGCCTTTGAACGCCTGGTGGGCAAGAGCAGGGACTGGCTGATCGGCCGCCACATCTCGAGCGAAGGCCAGATCGACCTGCCAATTTACCAGGCCGCTTTACAGAGGGTGTTTGAAACAGGAGTCTCCCAGGAAGCGGAACTTCGCCACATCCAACCCGACGGTTCGATCGTTTGGCTCCATCCTCGCTTTGAACCGGAATTCGACAAAGACGACAAAGTTCAGTCGGTGCTGGCGGTGATTCGTGACATGCGCTCTGCTTTTACTGACGTTTTGACCGGGCTGCCCAACCGTGCCCTGTTCGAAAGGCGGTTTCGCGAGGCGGTTTCCGGACCGGAAGGCTGCGAGAAACCCTTGGCCTTCCTGCTGCTCGACATCGATCATTTCAAGGATATCAACGACACCCTGGGACACAAGGCCGGCGACGAACTACTTCGCCAGGTAACCGGCCGGCTGTCTAATTGCGTCCGTGAATCGGACACCATTGCGCGCATGGGCGACGACGAATTCGCCATCCTGCTGCCGTTTGAGAATGCCGAAGAACCGAACAATTTCGCCTGCCGAATCCTCCAAGTGCTGGCTCAGCCCTTTTTCGTCAATGGACAGGAACTGTTCATCTCCGGCAGCATCGGAATCGCCTTCTACCCTCGTGACAGCATCGAGTTGAACGAACTGTTCGCTTTTGCAGATGCGGCCATGTTCAGCGCCAAGCGGAAAGGGAGGAACACTTTTCAAATCTATAGCCCGGAATTCTCCCACCGCACCATGGAAAGGCTGTCCCTCGGTTCCGCGCTGCGCCACGCCTGCGACAAAGCAGAGCTGCTCCTGCTCCATCAGCCCAAGGTTTTGCTCAGAACCGGTCAAGTGGTGGGAACCGAGGCCTTGTTGCGCTGGAGACACCCACAACAGGGGTTGCTGTCGCCGCTCCAATTCATCCCCATAGCCGAAGAAACCGGACTGATCCTCTCCATCGGCCAATGGGTACTGCGCAACGCCTGCCGTGAGGCCGTCATTCTCAACCGTCACAGCTCCTCCCCCCTCAAGGTGGCGGTCAACCTTTCATGCCGCCAGTTCATACAGCATGATTTGACCGGAGAAGTCGAAACCATCCTCAGGGAAACCGGATGCCGGGCGCAGTGGCTGGAACTGGAGATCACCGAGAGCCTGATGCTCGACGAGCACTGGAGCATCCGCAAAACACTGAAGAAACTGCGGGGTCTCGGCATCACCATCGCCATCGACGATTTCGGCACCGGTTATTCGGCCCTCGACTATCTCAGGCGCTTTCCCATGGATGTTTTGAAAATTGACCGGTCTTTCGTTGACGGCATCGACCAAGACCCGCGCAAGGCCGGCCTGGTCAAAGCTTTTATAGCGGTGGCCCATGCCCTGCAAATGGAGATAGTGGCCGAGGGGATCGAGACCGAAGCTCAAAGAGACTTGCTGCAAACACTCGGATGCCGGCTGGGGCAAGGCTTTCTGTTCGGCAAACCGCAAACCCTTGAGACGTTGATCGCCGGTCGCCCTTAA
- a CDS encoding NCS2 family permease: MLDRLFALREHRTTIRTELTAGATTFLAASYIILVHPAMLAETGMDQAALTTVTCLVAGLATLLVALWANAPLMMAPGMGLNAFFTYSLVLGQGLPWKTALGVVFLSGVVFLILTALGFRERLLKAIPTSLQLGIMGGIGLFIAFIGFQSLGLIVKSNAVLVQLGDFSPSVLLGLLGLLLATLLLTRRVRGALLLAILCVALLAMAFGISAPPRGLLSLPPSPAPLAFQLDIPAALRLSLWPAIFTFMFMDLFDSLGTLVAVCREADMVDDQGRIPKLGRMLTADAFATVAGALLGTSTTTAYLESASGVADGGRTGLTGVTTAILFFLAAFFSPLVAAVPTFATAPALIMVGVFMMRGIGEIDFRHLEEGLPAFLTLLVMPLTYSIATGLAFGFLSYVLIKLCLGKIHQCDPFLLIAAGLSLVSFCI, from the coding sequence ATGCTGGACAGGCTATTTGCACTGCGGGAGCACCGCACCACCATTCGCACGGAACTGACCGCCGGAGCCACCACCTTTCTGGCCGCGTCCTACATCATCCTGGTGCATCCGGCCATGCTGGCGGAAACCGGCATGGACCAGGCGGCCCTGACCACCGTGACCTGCCTGGTCGCCGGCCTGGCCACCCTGCTGGTGGCCCTGTGGGCCAACGCTCCGCTAATGATGGCTCCGGGGATGGGCCTGAACGCCTTTTTCACCTACAGCCTGGTGCTCGGCCAGGGGCTTCCCTGGAAGACCGCCCTCGGCGTCGTCTTCCTCTCCGGCGTGGTCTTCCTGATTCTGACGGCCCTGGGCTTTCGGGAACGCCTGCTCAAGGCCATACCAACCTCCCTGCAACTCGGCATCATGGGCGGTATCGGCCTGTTCATCGCCTTCATCGGTTTTCAAAGTCTCGGTCTTATTGTCAAAAGCAATGCCGTGCTGGTGCAACTCGGCGACTTTTCCCCGTCCGTCCTGCTCGGCCTGCTCGGCCTGCTGCTGGCCACCCTGCTGCTGACCCGCCGGGTACGTGGCGCGCTACTGCTCGCCATCCTGTGCGTCGCCCTGCTCGCCATGGCTTTCGGCATCTCTGCCCCGCCCCGGGGGTTGCTCTCCCTCCCCCCGTCACCGGCCCCCCTCGCCTTCCAGCTCGATATTCCTGCGGCCCTCCGGTTGTCCCTGTGGCCCGCCATCTTCACCTTCATGTTCATGGACCTGTTCGACAGCCTCGGCACCCTGGTGGCCGTCTGTCGCGAAGCCGACATGGTCGACGATCAGGGACGGATTCCCAAACTCGGCCGCATGCTGACGGCCGATGCCTTCGCCACCGTCGCCGGCGCGCTGCTCGGCACCAGCACCACCACCGCCTACCTGGAATCAGCGAGCGGAGTCGCCGACGGCGGCCGCACCGGCCTCACGGGAGTCACCACCGCCATCCTGTTTTTCCTCGCCGCCTTTTTCTCTCCTTTAGTCGCTGCCGTTCCGACCTTCGCCACCGCTCCGGCCCTGATCATGGTCGGCGTTTTCATGATGCGCGGCATCGGCGAGATCGACTTCCGCCATTTGGAAGAGGGTCTCCCCGCTTTCCTGACCCTGCTCGTCATGCCCCTGACCTATTCCATCGCCACGGGCCTGGCCTTCGGCTTTCTCTCTTATGTCCTGATCAAACTCTGCCTCGGCAAAATCCACCAGTGCGATCCCTTCCTGCTTATAGCCGCAGGGCTTTCCCTGGTCAGCTTCTGCATCTGA
- a CDS encoding cupin domain-containing protein, whose translation MLQDETGTLTVFSFDKGQGLSEHTVPFDAFVQILDGEAEIAIGGKPVRVKAGEILLMPGGVSHQVQAVERFKMLLTLFRTRPAEQGV comes from the coding sequence CTGCTTCAGGATGAGACCGGCACCCTGACCGTGTTCAGCTTCGACAAGGGACAGGGGTTGTCCGAACATACCGTCCCCTTCGATGCCTTCGTGCAAATCCTGGACGGCGAGGCGGAAATCGCCATCGGCGGCAAACCGGTGCGGGTCAAGGCTGGAGAGATCCTGCTCATGCCCGGCGGCGTGTCCCACCAGGTCCAGGCCGTGGAACGCTTCAAGATGCTGCTGACCCTGTTCCGGACCCGCCCGGCCGAACAGGGCGTCTGA
- a CDS encoding phage late control D family protein — protein MTRLANRSRLHLAVGGDEFSVLSLTGREALNRPFTFSVSVLADGWSQVADRLGATASITLIAADGFQRRVSGILTGIEGEADLADGRSIIQLTVESSLVLLKQRSDSRLIVSETLPDILRQTLGRNGIAASRLRFGLSRNYPVRPTTLQAEENDLDFLRRLTGREGLLFWSEAEEGGEIIHLADTSNHCPLLAREFLPYVPNAGLETETVGTVKIGMFSIEDRAEMVPACFWVHDVHENAPEHPTLIRRTTAQAQGAGPHTHCVTFGSGAANEEDAGTRP, from the coding sequence GTGACTCGATTGGCCAATCGATCCCGGCTGCATTTGGCGGTCGGGGGCGATGAATTCTCCGTACTCAGCCTCACCGGCCGGGAGGCCCTGAACCGGCCCTTCACCTTTAGCGTCAGCGTGCTCGCCGACGGCTGGTCGCAGGTGGCCGACCGTCTGGGCGCCACTGCCTCGATCACCCTGATCGCCGCCGACGGATTCCAGCGACGGGTCAGCGGCATCCTTACCGGGATCGAGGGCGAAGCCGACCTGGCCGACGGCCGCAGCATTATCCAGCTTACCGTCGAATCCTCCCTGGTGCTGCTCAAGCAGCGCAGCGACAGCCGCCTGATCGTCTCGGAAACCCTGCCCGACATCCTGCGCCAGACCCTGGGCCGCAACGGCATCGCCGCGAGCCGCCTGCGGTTCGGCCTGTCCCGCAACTACCCCGTGCGCCCCACCACTTTGCAGGCCGAAGAGAACGATCTCGATTTTCTGCGGCGCCTCACCGGCCGCGAAGGTCTGTTGTTCTGGTCCGAAGCCGAAGAGGGCGGCGAAATCATCCACCTCGCCGACACCAGCAACCACTGCCCCCTGCTGGCGCGGGAGTTCCTCCCCTATGTGCCAAACGCCGGACTGGAAACCGAGACAGTCGGAACAGTCAAAATCGGTATGTTCAGCATCGAGGATCGAGCCGAGATGGTTCCGGCCTGCTTCTGGGTGCACGACGTCCACGAAAACGCCCCCGAGCATCCCACCCTGATCCGCCGCACCACCGCCCAGGCCCAGGGGGCCGGCCCGCACACCCACTGCGTCACCTTCGGCAGCGGCGCCGCCAACGAAGAGGACGCCGGTACCAGGCCCTGA
- a CDS encoding transposase: protein MPRAARIDYPGLLQHVIIRGNEQRKIFRDDYDRHSFVQRFSSLLEKCDIDCLAWALLDNHAHFLLRIGQTSLARFMRRLLTGHATTFNLRHGRSGHLFQNRYKSIVCDEETYLLELIRYIHLNPLRAGAVQDLEALNRYPWCGHGVLMGSQELGGQVTEEVLQRFSSRLSSARRRYLQFLADGMGSSQKELDEDGLRWLSRREKEEDREAISDRRVLGSADFVEQVLQNSETPSKLPALPIDELIQRVAQAFDLAPESLGLRKRRGPVVKARSVLCYLAVREMGMSGEAVGRKLKIGRAGVSYAADRGEALLAEDRKLRERIANAN, encoded by the coding sequence ATGCCTAGAGCCGCCCGCATCGATTATCCCGGTCTTTTGCAACACGTCATTATCCGGGGTAACGAACAACGAAAAATCTTTCGGGATGATTACGACCGGCACTCTTTTGTCCAACGGTTCTCGTCCCTGCTGGAAAAATGCGATATCGACTGCCTGGCCTGGGCTCTTCTCGACAACCACGCCCACTTTCTCCTGCGCATCGGTCAAACCAGCCTGGCCCGTTTCATGCGCCGGTTGTTGACGGGCCATGCAACCACCTTTAATCTCAGGCACGGCCGCAGTGGCCACCTGTTTCAAAACCGCTACAAATCCATTGTCTGCGATGAGGAGACCTATCTGCTGGAGTTGATCAGGTATATTCACCTTAATCCTCTGCGCGCCGGAGCTGTCCAAGACCTTGAAGCGTTGAACCGCTACCCATGGTGCGGACATGGTGTTTTGATGGGATCGCAGGAGCTTGGTGGGCAGGTTACTGAAGAGGTTTTGCAGCGATTTTCCAGCCGGTTATCGTCGGCCAGGCGAAGATATCTGCAGTTTCTGGCGGACGGTATGGGAAGCAGTCAGAAAGAATTGGATGAGGATGGTTTGCGGTGGCTTTCAAGGCGGGAAAAAGAAGAAGACCGTGAAGCCATTTCAGATCGGCGTGTTCTGGGTAGTGCGGATTTTGTCGAGCAGGTTTTGCAAAATTCGGAGACACCTTCGAAACTGCCTGCCTTGCCGATAGATGAGTTGATACAACGTGTGGCGCAGGCCTTTGATCTTGCCCCAGAATCGTTGGGATTGAGAAAGAGAAGAGGACCGGTTGTCAAAGCCCGAAGCGTGCTCTGCTATTTGGCCGTGCGGGAGATGGGAATGAGCGGGGAGGCAGTCGGGCGCAAGCTGAAAATCGGTCGTGCTGGGGTCAGTTATGCGGCCGACCGCGGAGAAGCTCTGTTAGCTGAGGACCGCAAGTTGCGCGAGCGCATCGCAAATGCCAATTAA
- a CDS encoding VOC family protein, whose product MPINFLNKTGAHCFSIFNNLTPSPEELPSPEELLRNSGVVHHLAFGIADERKQEIWRTEILARGFDPSPVKDRSYFHSIYLREPGGVLFEIATDAPGFTIDQTPEQLGSRLMLPPWLESRRGEIELALPPLKLFSG is encoded by the coding sequence ATGCCAATTAATTTTTTGAATAAAACAGGCGCTCATTGTTTTTCGATATTTAACAACTTGACTCCGTCCCCTGAGGAACTCCCGTCCCCTGAGGAACTCCTGAGGAACTCCGGGGTCGTGCACCACCTGGCCTTCGGCATCGCCGACGAACGAAAGCAGGAAATATGGCGAACCGAGATTTTGGCGCGGGGCTTTGATCCTTCACCGGTCAAGGATCGCAGCTATTTTCATTCCATCTACCTTCGGGAACCGGGAGGGGTATTGTTCGAGATCGCCACCGACGCTCCGGGATTCACTATCGACCAGACGCCGGAGCAGTTGGGGAGCAGACTCATGCTGCCGCCGTGGCTGGAATCCCGGCGGGGTGAGATCGAGTTGGCCTTGCCGCCGTTGAAATTGTTTTCAGGGTGA
- a CDS encoding chemotaxis protein CheW, whose amino-acid sequence MTKDSADTMTQPGFVEEDTQKDKYLTFHLADEDYGLEIRYVTEIIGIQKITKVPDMPTYIRGVINLRGKVIPVMDVRSRFGLPTREYDDRTCIIVVDIAEQPLGLVVDRVNEVVDIPASQVEPPPAQRGANGNIRGIGKIGEEVKVLLDVERLMED is encoded by the coding sequence ATGACCAAAGATTCTGCCGACACCATGACCCAACCGGGATTTGTCGAAGAGGACACCCAAAAGGATAAGTACCTCACCTTTCATCTGGCCGACGAAGACTACGGCCTGGAAATCCGTTACGTGACGGAAATCATCGGCATTCAGAAAATCACCAAGGTTCCCGACATGCCGACCTATATCAGGGGCGTCATCAATCTGCGCGGCAAAGTGATCCCCGTGATGGACGTTCGCTCCCGCTTCGGCCTGCCGACCAGGGAATACGACGACCGCACCTGCATCATCGTCGTCGACATTGCCGAACAGCCCCTCGGCCTGGTGGTGGACCGGGTCAACGAAGTGGTCGACATCCCTGCATCCCAGGTCGAACCTCCCCCCGCCCAACGAGGCGCCAACGGTAATATCCGGGGCATCGGGAAAATCGGCGAAGAAGTCAAGGTTCTGCTCGATGTTGAACGCCTGATGGAGGATTGA